From one Neovison vison isolate M4711 chromosome 1, ASM_NN_V1, whole genome shotgun sequence genomic stretch:
- the RGL2 gene encoding ral guanine nucleotide dissociation stimulator-like 2 → MLPRPLRLLWDTSPPGGVVLSSFRSRDPEEGGGPGGQGVGGGQEEEEEEEEDEAPVSVWDEEEDGATFTVTSRQYRPPDPSAPTPPPRSSRRLRAGTLEALVRHLLDARTSGADVTFTSAFLATHRAFTSTPALLGLMADRLEALESHPTGELERTIGVAISVLSTWLASHPEDFGSEVKGQLDRLESFLLRTGYAAGAGVGGGSADLIRNLRSRVDSQAPDLPKPLALPGDPPADPTDVLVFLADHLAEQLTLLDAELFLSLVPSQCLGSLWGHRDRPGHSHLCPSVRATVTQFNKVAGAVVSSVLGATSTGEGLGEVTIRPLRPPQRARLLEKWIRVAEECRLLRNFSSVYAVVSALQSSPIHRLRAAWGEAARDSLRVFSSLCHIFSEEDNYSQSRELLSQEVKLQASLEPNSKKAPRSGSRGGGVVPYLGTFLKDLVMLDAASKDELENGYINFDKRRKEFAVLSELRRLQNECRGYDLRPDPDIQRWLQGLRPLTEAQSHQVSCEVEPAGTSDPPAPRVLRPTLVVSQWTEVLGSVGGPTPLVSWDRPSMGGDEAPGTPAPLLTRLAQHMKWPSVSSLDSALESTPSLHSPADPSHLSPPASSPRPSRGHRRSASCGSPLSGGAEGASKGTGYGGGGSGPGASDCRIIRVQMELGEDGSVYKSILVTSQDKAPSVISRVLKKNNRDSAVASEYELVQLLPGERELTIPPSANVFYAMDGASHDFLLRQRRRPSTATLALTSSPSASGTPPSEGGGGSFPRIKATGRKIARALF, encoded by the exons ATGCTCCCGCGGCCCCTGCGGCTGCTTTGGGACACGAGTCCCCCCGGGGGAGTCGTGCTGAGCAGCTTCCGGAGCCGAGACCCCGAAGAGGGTGGGGGCCCAGGTGGCCAGGGCGTGGGCggggggcaggaggaagaggaggaggaggaagaagacgaG GCCCCTGTGTCTGTCTGGGATGAGGAAGAGGATGGTGCCACCTTTACTGTCACAAGCCGCCAGTATCGGCCTCCCGATCCCTCG GCCCCGACACCTCCCCCACGTTCCTCCAGAAGGCTCCGAGCCGGCACTCTGGAGGCCCTGGTCAGACACCTGCTGGATGCCCGGACATCAGGGGCTGACGTGACCTTCACATCAGCTTTCCTGGCCACCCACCGGGCCTTCACCTCCACACCGGCCCTGCTAGGGCTTATGGCTGACAG gcTGGAAGCCCTTGAATCTCATCCTACTGGTGAACTAGAGAGGACAATAGG ggTAGCCATCTCTGTACTGTCAACCTGGCTGGCCTCTCACCCTGAGGATTTTGGCTCTGAGGTCAAGGGTCAGCTTGACCGGCTTGAGAGCTTCTTGCTTCGGACCGGGTATGCAGCAGGGGCGGGTGTTGGGGGGGGCAGCGCTGACCTCATCCGCAACCTCCGGTCCCGGGTGGACTCCCAGGCCCCCGACCTTCCTAAGCCCCTGGCCCTCCCCGGCGATCCCCCTGCTGACCCCACGGATGTCCTGGTGTTCCTCGCTGACCACTTGGCCGAACAGCTGACCCTGCTAGATGCG GAGCTGTTTCTCAGTCTGGTCCCCTCTCAGTGCCTGGGGAGCCTGTGGGGTCACAGAGACCGGCCAGGACATTCCCACCTCTGCCCATCTGTCCGAGCCACTGTCACACAGTTCAACAAGGTGGCTGGGGCGGTGGTCAGCTCTGTCCTGGGGGCTACCTCAACCGGAGAGGGGCTTGGGGAGGTGACCATTCGGCCACTCCGTCCTCCCCAGAGGGCCCGGCTCCTGGAGAAGTGGATCCGTGTGGCAGAG GAGTGCCGTCTGCTCCGAAACTTCTCTTCAGTTTATGCTGTTGTGTCGGCCCTGCAGTCCAGCCCCATCCACAGGCTTCGAGCAGCCTGGGGGGAAGCAGCCAG agACAGCCTCCGAGTCTTCTCCAGCCTCTGCCACATTTTCTCTGAGGAGGATAACTATTCCCAGAGCCGGGAGCTCCTCTCGCAG GAGGTGAAGCTGCAGGCCTCTCTGGAGCCGAATTCCAAGAAGGCCCCGAGGTCTGGCTCCCGGGGTGGG GGTGTGGTCCCATACCTTGGCACCTTCTTGAAGGACCTTGTGATGCTGGATGCAGCCTCCAAGGATGAGCTGGAG AATGGATACATCAATTTCGACAAGCGGAGGAAG GAGTTCGCTGTCCTTTCTGAGCTGCGGCGGCTCCAGAATGAATGTCGTGGCTATGACCTCCGACCCGATCCCGATATCCAGCGGTGGCTTCAGGGGCTCCGGCCATTGACAGAGGCCCAGAG CCATCAAGTGTCCTGTGAGGTGGAACCAGCTGGTACCAGTGACCCTCCTGCCCCGCGTGTGCTTCGGCCGACGCTGGTCGTCTCGCAGTGGACAGA AGTTCTGGGCTCTGTTGGGGGACCCACCCCCCTGGTCTCCTGGGACCGCCCCAGCATGGGGGGAGATGAGGCACCTGGAACCCCTGCCCCTCTGCTGACTCGGCTGGCCCAG CACATGAAGTGGCCGTCTGTCTCATCTCTGGACTCTGCCCTGGAGAGCACTCCATCCCTGCACAGTCCGGCTGACCCCAGCCACctctctcccccagcctcctctccGAGACCCTCTCGAGGTCACCGCCGCTCCGCTTCCtgtggctccccactcagtgggggtGCGGAGGGGGCCTCCAAGGGGACAGGatacgggggtggggggtctgggCCAGGGGCCTCTGATTGCCGAATCATCCGAGTCCAGATGGAGCTGGGAGAAGATGGCAGTGTCTACAAGAGCATCTTG GTGACAAGCCAAGACAAGGCTCCAAGTGTCATCAGTCGTGTCCTTAAGAAAAACAATCGGGATTCCGCGGTGGCTTCGGAGTACGAGCTCGTGCAGCTGCTACCAGGGGAGCGAG AGCTGACCATCCCACCCTCGGCTAACGTCTTCTATGCTATGGATGGAGCTTCACACGATTTCCTCTTACGGCAACGGCGAAGGCCCTCTACTGCTACACTGGCTCTCACCAGCAGCCCTTCTGCCTCAGGAACTCCCCCaagtgagggaggagggggttCCTTTCCCAGGATCAAGGCCACAGGGAGGAAGATTGCCCGGGCCCTCTTCTGA
- the PFDN6 gene encoding prefoldin subunit 6 — translation MAELIQKKLQGEVEKYQQLQKDLSKSMSGRQKLEAQLTENNIVKEELALLDGSNVVFKLLGPVLVKQELGEARATVGKRLDYITAEIKRYESQLRDLERQSEQQRETLAQLQQEFQRAQAAKAGASGKA, via the exons ATGGCCGAGTTAATCCAGAAGAAGCTACAGGGAGAAGTGGAGAAATATCAGCAGCTACAGAAGG ACTTGAGTAAATCCATGTCAGGGCGGCAGAAGCTTGAGGCGCAACTAACAGAAAATAATATCGTGAAGGAG GAGCTGGCCCTGCTAGATGGATCCAACGTGGTCTTTAAACTTCTGGGTCCTGTGCTGGTCAAACAGGAGCTGGGAGAGGCTCGGGCCACCGTGGGGAAGAGGCTGGACTATATCACAGCTGAAAT tAAGCGATATGAATCCCAGCTCCGGGACCTCGAGCGGCAGtcagagcaacagagggagacCCTGGCTCAGCTGCAGCAGGAGTTCCAGCGGGCACAGGCAGCCAAGGCGGGGGCTTCCGGGAAGGCCTGA